The Algoriphagus sp. TR-M9 genome has a window encoding:
- the ade gene encoding adenine deaminase has product MQIQGQFVDIPNREIYTVSLSVADGKITQLEKIAADPSLPFIMPGFIDAHVHVESSMLVPAEFARLAVVHGTVATISDPHEIANVCGMQGVEYMIENGKQVTFKFYFGAPSCVPATLFETAGGEINAADVENLMARPEIHYLAEMMNWPGTVNRDELVMEKIRISQKYGKPIDGHAPGLKGELAEKYVNAGPSTDHECFTHEEALGKIKLGMKIAIREGSAAKNFEALIDLIDEFPDHIMFCSDDKHPDNLAVSHINELAARAVARGKDIFHVLQAACLNPIAHYSMNVGQLREGDPADLILVKDLKDFQVISTYINGKKVAENGKTLIQPIKNRIINNFNTSLKKPEDFRLKAKGSNVRIIEALDGQLITPKISGEILIKEGFAESNPAEDILKITVVNRYQDAPPALAFIKNFGLKTGAIASSVGHDSHNIIAVGIDDESICKAVNLIIQAKGGVSAVSGDQEEILPLPVGGIMSASDGYEVAAAYTRIDKLAKEMGATLHSPFMTLSFMALLVIPDLKLSDKGLFNGKNFAFEKVFFADY; this is encoded by the coding sequence ATGCAGATCCAAGGTCAATTCGTAGACATCCCAAACCGTGAAATCTATACCGTCTCGCTCAGTGTAGCAGATGGGAAAATCACCCAACTGGAAAAAATAGCAGCGGATCCTTCCTTGCCTTTTATAATGCCCGGCTTTATAGATGCGCATGTGCATGTGGAGAGCTCCATGCTGGTCCCTGCTGAATTTGCTAGGCTGGCGGTAGTCCATGGCACTGTGGCCACCATTTCTGACCCGCACGAGATCGCAAATGTATGCGGAATGCAAGGTGTGGAATACATGATAGAAAACGGAAAACAGGTTACTTTCAAGTTTTACTTCGGCGCTCCTTCTTGTGTGCCTGCGACACTATTCGAGACAGCTGGGGGAGAAATCAATGCAGCTGATGTAGAAAACCTGATGGCCCGACCTGAGATTCATTATTTGGCAGAAATGATGAACTGGCCCGGGACGGTAAACCGGGATGAGCTGGTCATGGAGAAAATCAGGATCTCCCAAAAATATGGTAAACCCATCGATGGTCATGCACCTGGGCTCAAAGGCGAATTGGCTGAGAAATACGTAAATGCTGGACCTAGCACCGACCATGAGTGCTTTACGCACGAAGAAGCACTGGGCAAAATCAAACTAGGAATGAAAATCGCTATTCGGGAAGGTTCTGCAGCCAAAAACTTTGAGGCCTTGATCGATCTGATCGATGAGTTTCCAGATCACATTATGTTTTGCTCGGACGACAAGCACCCCGATAATCTTGCGGTTTCTCATATCAATGAATTGGCAGCAAGGGCTGTCGCAAGAGGGAAAGATATTTTTCATGTACTTCAGGCTGCTTGCCTAAATCCTATCGCCCATTACTCCATGAATGTGGGCCAACTCAGAGAAGGCGACCCCGCGGATTTGATCCTAGTGAAGGACCTGAAGGATTTCCAAGTCATCAGTACCTATATCAATGGAAAGAAGGTAGCTGAAAATGGAAAGACGCTGATCCAGCCCATCAAAAACCGGATCATCAATAACTTCAACACTTCCCTAAAGAAGCCAGAAGACTTTCGACTAAAAGCTAAAGGATCGAATGTCAGAATAATCGAAGCCTTGGACGGACAATTGATCACTCCGAAAATCTCAGGTGAAATACTCATCAAAGAGGGCTTTGCAGAATCGAATCCTGCGGAGGATATCTTAAAAATCACGGTAGTCAACCGCTACCAAGACGCTCCACCAGCGCTGGCTTTCATTAAGAACTTTGGCCTGAAAACCGGGGCAATTGCTTCCTCTGTCGGACATGACTCACACAATATCATCGCGGTAGGAATCGATGATGAATCCATCTGCAAGGCGGTAAATCTTATCATCCAGGCAAAAGGCGGAGTTTCGGCTGTCTCGGGAGATCAGGAAGAGATCCTTCCACTTCCGGTGGGAGGAATCATGTCTGCTTCGGATGGCTACGAAGTGGCCGCTGCTTACACCCGGATCGACAAACTGGCCAAGGAAATGGGAGCCACGCTCCACTCACCCTTTATGACTTTGAGTTTTATGGCTTTGCTGGTGATTCCGGATTTGAAGCTGAGCGATAAAGGATTATTTAATGGAAAGAATTTTGCGTTTGAAAAGGTGTTTTTTGCTGATTACTAA
- a CDS encoding TolB-like 6-bladed beta-propeller domain-containing protein, whose amino-acid sequence MRYITFLFFLAILACKPKTSEYAKSNEFPISKSISGVRNPISDQINRSFEIITAEDKLIVSDKKDEYLFTVFDLTTNELTTHFGQIGQGPCEFEFPTSLQLIHSTDGTIELALFNRSRWRFQTLDFSTFDCISTPSKPLDFNFQKVVWVRDSLFFGIGIFPNKYAIINQNESKATVLDIPYPFNDENLNLSPNIAMNQQGDIFLKPDRSKILVTSNFSPFFDIIDAHDFKVIKRMEGWAPSVLDNENSNIISTSLKRDNKFGFISSSVTDEKIYLLYSGKNFDNNPYSSNKLHIYDWDGNRIEEIQLNIEVEQIAVSQDGKKIYTYHDDGEANIFQFDLE is encoded by the coding sequence ATGAGATATATTACATTCTTATTTTTCCTGGCTATTTTAGCATGTAAACCCAAGACCAGTGAATATGCCAAATCAAATGAATTCCCTATATCAAAATCGATTAGCGGTGTAAGAAATCCAATATCTGATCAGATTAATCGATCCTTTGAAATTATAACGGCAGAAGATAAATTGATTGTTTCAGATAAAAAAGACGAATATTTATTTACAGTTTTTGATCTTACTACTAATGAGTTAACAACGCACTTTGGTCAGATCGGTCAAGGCCCTTGTGAATTTGAATTTCCTACTTCCCTACAATTAATCCATTCAACCGACGGGACAATTGAACTTGCCCTATTCAACAGGTCTAGGTGGAGATTTCAAACTCTTGATTTCTCTACTTTTGATTGTATATCCACCCCAAGTAAACCACTAGATTTCAATTTTCAGAAAGTAGTATGGGTTAGAGATAGCTTGTTTTTTGGAATAGGTATCTTCCCAAATAAATATGCTATTATCAATCAAAACGAATCTAAAGCTACTGTATTAGACATCCCTTATCCATTCAATGACGAAAACTTAAATTTATCTCCTAACATTGCTATGAACCAACAAGGTGACATTTTTCTTAAGCCTGACAGATCAAAAATATTAGTAACCAGTAACTTTTCCCCATTCTTTGACATTATAGATGCACATGACTTTAAAGTCATCAAAAGAATGGAAGGATGGGCTCCTTCAGTATTGGATAATGAAAATAGTAATATAATTTCTACATCCCTAAAGCGCGACAACAAATTTGGCTTTATTAGTAGTTCTGTTACTGATGAAAAGATTTATTTACTATACTCGGGAAAAAATTTCGATAACAACCCATATTCTAGCAATAAGCTTCACATATATGACTGGGACGGGAACAGAATTGAAGAGATTCAACTTAATATAGAAGTTGAACAAATCGCTGTTTCTCAAGACGGAAAGAAAATATACACTTACCATGATGATGGCGAGGCTAATATTTTTCAGTTTGATTTAGAATAG
- a CDS encoding peptide chain release factor 3 produces the protein MSLKEEIQKRRTFAIIAHPDAGKTTLTEKLLLFGGAIQTAGAVKSNKIDTGTKSDWMAIEKQRGISVATSVMGFEYKDVKINLLDTPGHQDFAEDTYRTLTAVDSVIMVIDCVKGVEIQTEKLMEVCRMRNTPVICFINKLDREGRDPYELIEEVEQKLNIQCRPLSWPIGMGKTFKGVYNLFDHKLNLFTPSQRKLSDVRQEFENVDDPKLDELIGQSYADQLREDVELIEGVYPDFDPTEYLEGKVAPVFFGSAVNNFGINEMLDTFIKISPAPKSRRTEDREVMPDEKKFSGFIFKIHANMDPNHRNRIAFLRICSGTFERNKPYNHVRGPKPLRFSNVTQFMAQDKEMIDEAFPGDIVGLYDTGNLKIGDTLTEGENMQFVGIPSFSPEIFREVVNKDAMKTKQLEKGLQQLMEEGVAQLFTFDMGSRKVVGTVGQLQFEVIQFRLKNEYNATVEFHPMNLYKACWITSKDKKQLDEFVRSKNRHIAHDKDGKLVFMAESKAWLQMVMDNYPEIEFHFTSEY, from the coding sequence ATGAGTTTGAAAGAAGAAATCCAGAAGCGAAGAACATTTGCCATTATTGCCCACCCGGATGCAGGGAAGACCACCTTGACTGAAAAGTTGTTGCTTTTTGGGGGTGCGATCCAGACTGCGGGCGCAGTGAAATCCAATAAAATCGACACGGGAACGAAGTCTGACTGGATGGCTATCGAAAAGCAAAGAGGCATCTCCGTGGCCACTTCCGTGATGGGATTTGAATACAAGGACGTCAAGATTAACCTGCTGGATACACCGGGTCACCAGGATTTTGCAGAGGATACCTATAGAACGTTGACAGCGGTCGATTCGGTGATTATGGTGATTGACTGCGTGAAAGGAGTAGAGATTCAGACCGAAAAGCTGATGGAAGTTTGTCGGATGAGAAATACACCGGTGATCTGCTTTATCAATAAACTGGACAGAGAAGGCCGTGATCCTTACGAGCTGATCGAGGAAGTAGAACAAAAGCTGAATATTCAATGCCGCCCGCTTTCCTGGCCCATTGGTATGGGAAAGACTTTTAAGGGGGTTTACAATCTCTTTGACCATAAACTCAACCTGTTCACTCCATCTCAGCGCAAACTGAGTGATGTGCGACAGGAATTTGAAAATGTAGATGATCCAAAGCTAGATGAGCTGATCGGGCAAAGCTATGCAGATCAGCTTCGGGAAGATGTGGAATTGATCGAGGGAGTTTACCCTGATTTTGATCCCACAGAATACCTGGAAGGGAAAGTAGCCCCAGTCTTTTTTGGCTCGGCGGTGAATAACTTCGGGATCAATGAGATGCTGGATACTTTTATCAAAATATCCCCGGCTCCGAAAAGCCGCAGAACAGAAGATCGGGAAGTCATGCCAGATGAGAAGAAATTCTCAGGATTTATATTTAAAATCCATGCGAACATGGATCCGAACCACCGCAACAGAATTGCTTTCTTGAGAATCTGCTCTGGAACCTTTGAGCGAAATAAGCCTTACAACCATGTACGGGGGCCAAAACCTTTACGCTTTTCCAATGTGACTCAATTTATGGCGCAGGATAAGGAAATGATCGATGAGGCATTTCCGGGTGATATAGTTGGGCTGTATGATACTGGAAACCTGAAAATCGGGGATACGCTTACCGAAGGTGAAAATATGCAGTTTGTGGGGATTCCCAGTTTCTCTCCTGAGATTTTCCGTGAGGTGGTGAATAAAGACGCCATGAAGACCAAGCAACTGGAAAAAGGGCTTCAGCAGCTGATGGAAGAAGGAGTAGCGCAGCTTTTTACCTTTGATATGGGGTCTAGAAAAGTAGTGGGTACTGTCGGTCAACTTCAGTTTGAAGTCATCCAGTTCCGATTAAAGAACGAATACAATGCCACGGTGGAGTTTCATCCGATGAACTTGTACAAAGCTTGCTGGATCACAAGCAAGGACAAAAAGCAGTTGGATGAATTTGTCCGTTCCAAAAACCGTCACATTGCCCATGACAAGGACGGCAAACTGGTCTTTATGGCCGAGTCAAAAGCCTGGCTTCAGATGGTAATGGATAATTATCCTGAGATAGAGTTTCATTTTACTTCGGAGTATTGA
- a CDS encoding sensor histidine kinase yields MKKTFQDLTSLDFYSNKKQVKWLVIAFSLLIGAGSIWYTNSLVEELRERERRQIELLSSALEYAATTMENLTFINQEIIQQNYSIPIIMVDDSGNPIEFRNIPFKKNASAEDSVKTLEKELAEMRAEYEPILLPEADIQVYYRNSELLINLKYYPYVQLGVIMIFGVLAYALFNQSKIAEQNRVWAGLTKETAHQLGTPIASLMAWIDYLRNSPVWEENKEIITEMDKDVVKLRMVTERFSSIGSKPVIQAENLYEVIEETINYLRPRISTKVELNIHSDTKDLDAMMNKPLFEWVIENICKNAVDAMRGKGKIDIQILQDSDKFVIVDITDTGKGMEKRMYKRVFNPGFSTRQRGWGLGLTLAKRIVEGYHGGKIFVKTSEVGVGTTFRILLHGNHEGASQFITEGILEY; encoded by the coding sequence ATGAAAAAAACATTCCAAGATCTTACCTCCCTGGACTTTTACAGCAACAAAAAACAAGTCAAGTGGCTGGTCATCGCCTTTTCTTTACTGATAGGTGCAGGGTCTATTTGGTACACCAATAGCCTGGTGGAGGAGCTCCGAGAGCGGGAAAGAAGACAGATAGAATTGCTCTCCAGCGCGTTGGAGTATGCGGCCACCACTATGGAGAATCTCACTTTTATCAATCAGGAGATTATTCAGCAAAACTACTCCATCCCCATAATCATGGTGGATGACTCTGGTAATCCCATTGAGTTCAGGAACATTCCCTTCAAAAAGAATGCAAGTGCTGAGGACTCAGTCAAAACCCTGGAAAAAGAGCTTGCCGAAATGCGGGCGGAATATGAACCTATTCTTTTGCCGGAGGCGGATATCCAAGTGTACTATAGAAATTCCGAGCTGCTCATCAATCTCAAATATTACCCCTATGTGCAATTGGGTGTGATAATGATCTTTGGTGTACTGGCTTATGCACTTTTCAACCAAAGTAAAATTGCGGAGCAAAACCGTGTATGGGCGGGGCTGACTAAGGAAACCGCCCATCAGCTGGGTACTCCCATCGCTTCACTGATGGCCTGGATAGATTACCTGCGAAACTCACCGGTCTGGGAAGAAAACAAGGAAATCATCACTGAAATGGACAAGGATGTGGTGAAACTCAGGATGGTGACCGAGCGATTTAGTAGTATTGGCAGCAAGCCGGTGATTCAGGCAGAGAATCTCTATGAGGTGATCGAGGAGACCATTAATTACCTCAGACCAAGAATCTCCACCAAGGTAGAGCTGAACATCCACTCCGATACCAAAGACCTGGACGCGATGATGAACAAACCGCTATTTGAATGGGTGATAGAGAATATCTGCAAAAATGCTGTGGACGCCATGCGAGGCAAAGGTAAAATCGATATTCAGATCCTTCAGGATAGCGACAAATTCGTAATCGTGGATATTACGGACACTGGCAAAGGTATGGAAAAGCGTATGTACAAACGCGTGTTTAATCCAGGGTTCTCTACCCGGCAGCGTGGCTGGGGGCTGGGACTTACACTGGCCAAACGAATAGTGGAGGGGTATCATGGAGGGAAGATTTTCGTTAAAACCTCGGAAGTGGGCGTAGGTACCACTTTTCGGATTTTGCTCCATGGTAACCATGAGGGAGCTTCGCAGTTTATAACAGAAGGAATTTTGGAATACTAA
- a CDS encoding Dps family protein, translating into MKTNDIGLEIKESKVLTEKLNDLLANYQIYYQNLRNFHWNVTGPNFFELHAKFEELYNAANEAVDETAERILTLGARPLSSYQEYIEKASIKEAKEVTDPLKMVEIVKNNMNTLLKLERDTLEAAGESGDEGTASLMSDYITAKEKVVWMLSAYLK; encoded by the coding sequence ATGAAAACGAACGACATAGGATTAGAAATCAAAGAGAGCAAGGTCTTGACTGAAAAGCTTAATGATCTTTTGGCAAACTATCAGATTTATTACCAAAACCTGAGAAACTTTCACTGGAATGTAACCGGCCCAAATTTCTTCGAACTTCATGCAAAATTCGAAGAGTTATACAATGCCGCAAACGAAGCGGTAGATGAAACCGCAGAGCGTATTCTTACACTGGGAGCCAGACCGCTTTCTTCATACCAAGAATACATAGAAAAAGCTTCTATAAAGGAAGCGAAGGAAGTTACCGATCCCTTAAAAATGGTGGAAATCGTCAAAAACAACATGAATACCCTACTGAAACTGGAACGAGACACACTGGAAGCCGCAGGAGAGTCTGGGGACGAAGGCACAGCTTCTCTCATGAGTGATTACATCACGGCTAAGGAAAAAGTAGTTTGGATGCTTTCTGCTTACCTAAAATAA
- a CDS encoding ABC transporter permease, with product MDKIWLVIQREYLSRVKKKSFLLVTLLTPLIFPAIMGIFVWIALEEEGSQGLRIIEVVDENKLFFLESSEQYAFSFSEANPEEAKKLVQNGDRYGFLHIPKMELESPAGIAFYGEDNPSMNLIGYLENNLRKKIEEQRLFESGIDPKIINDVRTKVSIKSITLDEEGKETVNDALVNYAIGFVAGILIYFFIFIYGNQIMQGVIEEKSSRIIEILVSSLKPFQLMLGKIIGIAGVGLTQLLIWIVLIGTLTTVVTGFLGMQMPQQQAMELANPELAQSMAGSSEAGEILQVIAGINYFQIVFSFVFYFLGGYLLYGALFAAIGSAVDAPSDAQQFMFPVTIPLIVAYMGLFVFVLNDPDSTTSFWLSVFPLTSPIAMMGRVSYGVPVWELVLSMGLLILGFLGTTWMAGKIYRIGILMHGTKPSYKTLWKWIRTNN from the coding sequence ATGGATAAGATCTGGCTAGTGATTCAGAGGGAATACCTGTCGCGGGTAAAGAAAAAATCCTTTTTGCTGGTGACTTTATTGACCCCGCTGATATTCCCTGCCATCATGGGCATCTTTGTCTGGATAGCGCTAGAAGAAGAAGGAAGCCAAGGTCTCCGCATTATCGAAGTGGTAGATGAGAATAAGCTGTTTTTCTTGGAGAGCTCGGAGCAATACGCATTTTCTTTCTCAGAAGCCAATCCGGAAGAAGCCAAGAAATTGGTTCAAAATGGCGACCGGTATGGGTTTCTCCATATCCCGAAAATGGAATTGGAATCTCCCGCCGGTATTGCATTCTACGGAGAGGATAATCCCAGCATGAACCTGATAGGCTATCTGGAAAATAACCTGCGCAAGAAAATCGAGGAACAGCGACTATTTGAAAGCGGCATTGACCCAAAAATCATCAATGATGTGCGTACCAAGGTGTCTATCAAGTCGATCACCCTGGATGAAGAAGGCAAGGAAACCGTCAATGATGCCCTGGTTAATTATGCGATCGGTTTTGTGGCCGGAATCCTGATTTACTTTTTTATTTTCATCTATGGCAATCAGATCATGCAGGGTGTTATAGAGGAAAAATCCAGCAGAATTATCGAGATCTTGGTTTCTTCGCTCAAGCCATTTCAGCTGATGCTGGGCAAGATAATAGGAATAGCGGGCGTGGGATTGACCCAGTTATTGATTTGGATTGTTTTGATAGGTACGCTGACTACGGTGGTCACAGGATTTCTGGGTATGCAGATGCCGCAGCAGCAGGCCATGGAGCTGGCAAATCCTGAGCTGGCGCAAAGCATGGCCGGCAGTTCGGAGGCAGGAGAGATTTTACAGGTTATTGCGGGGATCAACTACTTCCAAATTGTATTCAGTTTTGTGTTTTATTTCCTTGGGGGATATTTGCTTTATGGAGCTTTGTTTGCGGCTATAGGCTCTGCCGTAGATGCGCCGTCAGATGCGCAGCAATTCATGTTTCCGGTGACTATTCCACTCATAGTTGCATACATGGGTTTATTTGTTTTTGTATTAAATGACCCGGACAGCACCACTTCATTTTGGTTATCCGTATTTCCATTGACTTCGCCCATTGCCATGATGGGTAGGGTGAGTTATGGTGTGCCGGTTTGGGAATTGGTACTTTCCATGGGGTTATTGATCCTGGGCTTTCTGGGAACTACCTGGATGGCTGGAAAAATCTACCGGATCGGAATTTTGATGCATGGTACCAAACCGAGTTACAAGACGCTTTGGAAGTGGATCAGGACGAATAATTGA
- a CDS encoding ABC transporter ATP-binding protein, with protein MLKINKLNKSYGANTALTDVDLEVSQGVIFGLLGPNGAGKTTLIRIINQIIDSDSGEVFIGGEKLEPKHIKQIGYLPEERGLYKKMKVWDQMLYFARLKGLSPQEAKSKINYWLDKLDMQSWRDKKIEDLSKGMAQKVQFISTIVHNPPLLILDEPFSGFDPVNADIIKNEILELKENGTTVILSTHRMESVELLCDQVAMINRSRKIIDGTIKELKSKYRPEVYSISLEHLKKELPAEWISKEEDGSHHFTLPLSGKSPNELIQELMQYGQVNNFQELIPSMEEIFIHQVKSTENG; from the coding sequence ATGCTGAAAATTAATAAGCTAAACAAATCCTACGGTGCAAATACTGCACTCACGGACGTGGATTTGGAAGTGTCCCAAGGGGTTATATTCGGGCTATTGGGCCCCAATGGCGCAGGGAAAACCACCTTAATACGAATCATCAATCAAATCATTGACAGCGATAGTGGTGAAGTGTTTATAGGTGGAGAAAAGCTGGAACCCAAGCACATCAAACAAATAGGCTACCTCCCGGAGGAAAGAGGACTGTACAAAAAAATGAAAGTCTGGGATCAGATGCTCTATTTTGCCAGATTGAAAGGGCTTTCGCCCCAAGAAGCCAAATCTAAAATCAATTATTGGCTGGATAAGCTGGATATGCAGAGCTGGCGAGATAAGAAAATCGAGGATCTTTCTAAAGGAATGGCCCAGAAGGTGCAGTTTATTTCCACCATTGTACATAATCCACCTTTATTGATTTTGGACGAGCCTTTTTCGGGCTTTGATCCGGTGAATGCGGATATCATCAAAAATGAGATTTTGGAACTAAAGGAAAATGGTACTACCGTGATTTTAAGTACGCATAGGATGGAATCTGTGGAATTGCTTTGTGATCAGGTAGCCATGATCAACCGATCCCGCAAAATCATAGATGGTACCATCAAAGAGCTAAAATCAAAATACCGGCCTGAGGTTTATTCCATCAGTTTGGAACATCTCAAAAAAGAGCTTCCGGCAGAATGGATTTCAAAAGAGGAAGATGGGAGTCACCATTTTACACTTCCCCTCAGCGGCAAAAGCCCCAATGAGCTAATCCAAGAACTGATGCAATACGGACAGGTCAATAATTTTCAGGAACTGATTCCTAGTATGGAAGAGATTTTTATTCACCAGGTAAAATCTACAGAAAATGGATAA
- the dnaJ gene encoding molecular chaperone DnaJ: MAKRDYYEVLGVSKSASADEIKKAYRKLAIKYHPDKNPDNAEAEEKFKEAAEAYEVLSNPEKKQRYDQFGHQGVGGGFNGGGMNMDDIFSQFGDIFGGGGGFGSFFGGGGGGGRRTKKGTNLRVKLKLTLAEVANGVEKKIKVKRHLIADGVTFKSCAACQGTGQVKKVVNTMLGQMVSASTCGVCGGSGQIVDKKPADADARGLVVKEEVISINIPGGVAEGMQLSMSGKGNEIPGGIAGDLLIVIEEIEDKVLQRDGNNVIFDLYVSFVDAALGSSIEVPTIDGKVKIKIDPGTQSGKMLRLKGKGIKDINGYSKGDQLIMVNVWTPTHLTKDEKEALEKLRDSDNFKPDPIKGEKTFFDKMKEFF, from the coding sequence ATGGCAAAAAGAGACTATTACGAGGTACTGGGAGTGTCAAAATCCGCTTCTGCGGACGAGATCAAAAAGGCCTACAGAAAATTAGCAATCAAGTATCATCCGGATAAGAATCCAGATAATGCTGAAGCGGAAGAGAAATTCAAGGAAGCTGCAGAAGCCTATGAGGTACTCAGCAACCCTGAGAAAAAGCAACGCTATGACCAGTTTGGTCACCAAGGAGTAGGTGGTGGCTTCAATGGAGGCGGTATGAATATGGATGACATATTCTCCCAATTCGGCGATATCTTCGGCGGAGGCGGTGGATTCGGTTCCTTCTTCGGCGGAGGTGGTGGAGGTGGACGACGCACCAAAAAAGGCACCAACCTTCGCGTAAAACTGAAGCTTACCTTAGCGGAAGTGGCCAATGGCGTGGAGAAGAAAATTAAAGTGAAGCGCCATCTTATAGCAGATGGAGTGACATTCAAATCTTGCGCTGCTTGCCAAGGTACAGGGCAGGTGAAAAAAGTGGTCAATACCATGCTTGGCCAAATGGTCTCTGCAAGTACCTGTGGAGTCTGTGGAGGTAGCGGTCAGATCGTTGATAAAAAACCTGCTGATGCGGATGCCAGAGGACTAGTAGTGAAGGAAGAGGTGATTTCCATCAATATTCCCGGTGGAGTAGCTGAAGGAATGCAACTCAGTATGTCTGGTAAGGGTAATGAAATTCCAGGTGGAATAGCAGGCGATCTGCTTATAGTTATCGAAGAAATTGAAGACAAAGTACTGCAGCGGGATGGAAACAATGTGATATTTGACTTATACGTGTCATTTGTAGATGCCGCGTTGGGATCATCCATAGAGGTGCCGACTATAGATGGCAAAGTCAAAATTAAAATAGATCCAGGAACCCAAAGTGGCAAAATGCTACGATTGAAAGGTAAGGGGATCAAGGACATCAATGGCTACAGCAAAGGCGACCAGCTCATCATGGTAAATGTGTGGACGCCGACCCACCTCACCAAGGACGAAAAAGAAGCCCTTGAAAAATTAAGAGATTCGGACAATTTTAAGCCAGACCCCATCAAAGGTGAAAAAACCTTTTTCGACAAAATGAAAGAGTTCTTTTAG
- a CDS encoding nucleotide exchange factor GrpE, which produces MSNQDNLDQEMDQKEENLMDEMPENTAEEQVENDAISEENKQNDEVAELKEKYLRLYSDFENYRKRTAKERLDLITTASEAVLKDLIPVVDDFERAFKASETEDDASKVREGNLLIFDKFLKILNAKGLQPMEELIGKPFDADTQEAITQIPAPSEDLKGKVIDVVEKGYVLGDKVVRYAKVVTGA; this is translated from the coding sequence ATGAGTAATCAAGACAATTTAGATCAAGAAATGGATCAAAAAGAAGAGAATTTAATGGATGAAATGCCTGAAAATACGGCTGAAGAGCAAGTAGAAAACGACGCGATATCCGAAGAAAATAAGCAGAACGACGAAGTGGCTGAATTGAAGGAGAAATACCTTCGCTTGTATTCAGACTTTGAAAATTATAGAAAAAGAACCGCCAAGGAAAGGTTAGACTTGATCACTACAGCCTCTGAAGCTGTACTGAAAGACCTTATTCCGGTGGTGGACGATTTTGAAAGAGCATTTAAAGCCAGCGAAACTGAGGATGATGCATCAAAAGTGAGAGAGGGAAACCTGTTGATTTTTGACAAATTCCTGAAAATACTGAATGCTAAAGGCCTGCAGCCCATGGAAGAGCTGATAGGCAAACCATTCGATGCGGATACCCAAGAGGCGATCACTCAGATTCCTGCCCCTTCAGAGGATCTGAAAGGGAAAGTTATAGATGTAGTGGAAAAAGGCTACGTACTAGGAGACAAAGTAGTACGATATGCCAAAGTGGTGACAGGAGCATAA